In the Nothobranchius furzeri strain GRZ-AD chromosome 15, NfurGRZ-RIMD1, whole genome shotgun sequence genome, one interval contains:
- the sycp2 gene encoding synaptonemal complex protein 2 isoform X1: MAPSQSEKLDNIIDEVLKSGNRQPLEAFLERYTDKEVPVKCSQKFLSKLDKLITKSLDQKDARTASLAVAIIYKCGKNLDIPGGRGLSGLITQRLMNKMVQWFEKCKLLWIQHGPLWDETMFTLSENFFNALMVAHESCREGTFKVTEFFLYPIGQLAVDPKIYILIQKEAIRKYNLILDKIPVEFKKTRQILTSQEAADLMAKLATRILEGGDYDLQSSLMEALCRMATAEQRKKLASHWFSMGRVASAFAQINDSEFETACRGFLNMVNGMQGDRRRVYSYPCLEVYLGKYELLKPVDEKLAEFWIDFNLGSHSISFYFSLSGEEESHWETICINENEVQSYTVREEGKRKVLQIKLSEVVFIGTVEGSSLTIQFSSSLDILQAAQSVYGLNCVCVCVRACVRACACAAPTQVVPESQVSYGESEKKPAPYVLPAPAAPVQMVTPARIRLSESTVCISSSERGTTRSVSSLVLKPPDKDRSSVEKKIFVAEAKQVGVTGQEEENCQDNYFVPDTQPRVRDNVSFRKSSLSVSEMLMMPTQKMGSAPRPVSNLRVLGPLERCPSSAQRWSVSDSDLVLQKKLHSELTQRLQHVLTERKTDPQYQEESACQTNASKSRGNSKDRGSGTVPGSSLQSPNVKQVRRNDQRKGQRTLEADTVPEETSDKTSAGKNKPNRKESEKDADVTASMMKRISSHYEINTRSKAKDTIENNIPIWNPPRISSRAVFTMSMVYSGRKEAPKDASLRKSFTKTTTDSVSNIKDIFAFNNDSPVGIGGVNRTLNKTFDTSKSSSVCLSTNKAQPKPVAKKKRYVKEHLFSDTDTDNAPTEVSWLKKSARRSKPQVTKYPKQALKKPKAASPSSLHTFPDVLPSVQKDSKGDKKPKALNPPKMVEQAPRRPHAAGRRSRQAAASSAKSYQEPDTDDDQSEAEKPQPPKITSTDDLKSSGKIQDTVQTKKNTTTSKPTSKKLQLHPASETSPPTKAEVAEASTHRGGLQENREKFDEDLQMKKKTVNMSEESYRRTDTISRADSKKQNIPKAQQVKPGKALHKTLKSNKKSVVHAREETSALKDSLAASQTSFCLSPPPIEGMRSVERSAPTLDLTFPTVLTPRESPLPASPKPPCQETPSPIPLLPKLHSAVGSKEKRKPSSLHKAEKGHRSSKIQFIKSIPSPCSVGGQTPAPSPPTGPDAAEMCAVQQHLSSALPSPLFTQPLLTSSLLVLDQPPVALPPLSPLAENSISQGCQLEFSNSSPLSLGPSSRSLAPGRKSKERSMATMIDSSKSEKTPLTDKGTELSQPLVSGPTRKRRVSLSSHSDEDETEQKVKSRKRRQNSPRMKPRKLFKSFTEMSTTDEFSHISSFNWEAEEAGGDVDLDEGLELPPTGLNTSDICHQWGSKLKIKLQSQCNIMESYNKQSLKTMQQHVTSINVKLCKYRTQKLEQIKKVLLEEIHHLEQDDVLKNMEKDLNSHWKKQMTAFHSHQKQETRRIDTLRGTFGSCQSLESEERIFSSEMDLVRKEMKSIQDRVLNEMLEGEIQSVKRGLHALFFP, encoded by the exons ATGGCTCCAAGTCAGAGTGAAAAG TTGGACAATATCATTGATGAGGTGTTAAAGAGTGGGAATAGACAACCACTTGAAGCGTTTTTAGAAAGGTACACAGACAAAGAAGTGCCTGTGAAATGTTCCCAAAAGTTCCTCAGCAAACTGGATAAACTGATCACAAAG AGCTTGGACCAAAAAGATGCCAGAACAGCCAGTTTGGCTGTTGCTATCATCTACAAATGTGGGAAAAACCTGGACATTCCTGGTGGTCGAGGACTCTCAGGTTTAATAACCCAAAGACTAATGAATAAG ATGGTACAGTGGTTTGAGAAATGCAAACTTCTATGGATCCAACATGGCCCACTTTGGGATGAGACCATGTTCACGCTGTCTGAGAACTTTTTTAATGCCTTAATG GTGGCTCATGAGTCTTGCAGAGAGG GAACTTTCAAAGTCACTGAGTTCTTCCTGTACCCTATTGGTCAGTTGGCTGTAGACCCCAAAATCTACATCCTCATTCAGAAAGAG GCAATTCGTAAATATAACTTGATTCTGGACAAAATTCCGGTGGAGTTTAAGAAAACCAGACAGATCCTAACATCTCAAGAGGCTGCAGATCTCAT GGCCAAACTGGCAACTCGAATACTGGAGGGTGGTG ATTATGACTTACAGTCATCACTGATGGAAGCCTTATGCAGGATGGCCACTGCTGAACAAAGGAAAAAGTTGGCAAGTCACTGGTTCAGCATGGGGCGTGTGGCCAGTGCCTTTGCTCAGATCAATGATTCAGAGTTTGAGACG GCCTGCCGCGGGTTCCTGAACATGGTGAATGGGATGCAGGGAGACAGAAGAAG AGTGTACTCCTACCCTTGTTTGGAAGTTTATCTGGGCAAATATGAG CTGCTGAAGCCTGTGGATGAGAAGCTGGCTGAATTCTGGATTGACTTTAACCTGGGCAGCCACAGCATCTCCTTTTACTTCTCGTTGTCTGGTGAAGAG GAGAGTCACTGGGAAACAATCTGCATCAATGAGAATGAAGTCCAGAGCTACACTGTTAGAG AGGAGGGAAAGAGGAAGGTTTTGCAGATAAAGCTGTCGGAGGTAGTTTTTATCGGTACCGTAGAAGGATCCAGCCTTACCATCCAGTTCAGCTCCTCTCTGGACATCCTACAGGCTGCTCAAAGTGTCTATGGACTCAAC tgtgtgtgtgtgtgtgtgcgtgcgtgcgtgcgtgcgtgtgcgtgcgctgcTCCAACACAGGTTGTTCCAGAAAGCCAGGTGTCCTACGGTGAAAGTGAGAAAAAGCCTGCACCATATGTTTTACCGGCCCCGGCTGCACCTGTACAG ATGGTGACCCCTGCCAGAATCAGGTTGTCGGAGTCTACAGTTTGTATCAGTAGCAGCGAAAGAGGAACTACTCGtagtgtcagttctcttgttctaaAGCCTCCAG ACAAAGACAGAAGCTCTGTGGAGAAG AAGATCTTTGTGGCAGAAGCAAAACAAGTGGGTGTAACTggacaggaagaagaaaactgTCAag ATAATTACTTTGTGCCTGACACTCAGCCCAGAGTGCGAGACAATGT ATCCTTCAGGAAGAGCAGCCTTTCTGTGTCTGAAATGTTAATGATGCCAACACAGAAAATGGGATCTGCGCCCAGGCCTG TGTCCAATTTAAGAGTGCTGGGACCGCTGGAACGTTGCCCGTCCTCTGCGCAGAGATGGTCCGTTTCAGACTCGGACCTTGTTCTTCAGAAGAAGCTTCATAGTGAACTCACTCAGCGCTTGCAGCATGTTCTCACAGAGAGAAAGACAGATCCTCAATATCAGGAGGAATCTGCATGTCAGACAAATGCATCAAAATCTAGAGGCAACTCTAAAGACAGAGGCTCAGGAACAGTGCCCGGTTCTTCGTTGCAGTCCCCCAATGTGAAGCAAGTTCGCAGAAACGATCAGAGAAAGGGCCAGAGGACACTGGAGGCAGACACTGTTCCAGAAGAAACTTCAGACAAGACGTCTGCAGgaaaaaataaaccaaacagAAAAGAATCCGAG AAGGACGCAGATGTTACAGCCAGCATGATGAAGCGTATCTCTAGTCATTATGAAATCAACACTCGATCCAAAGCAAAAGACACCATAGAAAACAACATTCCGATCTGGAATCCTCCTCGCATCAGCAG TAGAGCAGTCTTCACCATGAGCATGGTTTATTCTGGCAGA AAAGAAGCACCAAAAGATGCAAGTTTGAGGAAATCTTTTACGAAAACGACAACAGACTCTGTCAGCAACAT AAAAGACATCTTTGCATTCAACAATGATTCGCCTGTCGGCATTGGG GGCGTGAACAGAACCCTCAATAAAACCTTTGACACGTCAAAAAG CTCTTCGGTATGTCTCAGCACAAACAAGGCACAACCTAAACCTGTGGCCAAG AAGAAGAGATACGTGAAAGAACATCTGTTTagtgacacagacacagacaacgCCCCAACAGAGGTCAGCTGGCTGAAAAAGTCAGCCAGGAGGTCCAAACCTCAAGTTACCAAATATCCCAAACAGGCACTTAAGAAACCCAAAGCTGCCTCTCCTTCGTCTCTAC ACACATTTCCAGACGTCCTCCCATCTGTTCAGAAAGACTCAAAAGGTGATAAGAAACCAAAG GCTCTGAATCCACCAAAGATGGTGGAACAAGCTCCCAGAAGACCACATGCAGCAGGCAGGAGGTCCAGACAAGCAGCAGCCAGCTCAGCCAAAAGCTACCAAGAGCCAGATACTGATGACGACCAGTCTGAAGCAGAAAAGCCTCAGCCACCCAAA ATAACATCTACTGATGACCTCAAGAGTAGTGGGAAAATTCAAGACACCGTTCAAACCAAGAAGAACACAACCACCAGCAAACCAACGTCTAAAAAGCTACAGCTGCATCCTGCATCAGAGACATCACCTCCCACCAAGGCAGAAGTAGCAGAAGCTTCT ACACATCGTGGAGGGCTGCAGGAAAACAGGGAGAAGTTCGATGAAGATctacaaatgaaaaagaaaaccGTTAACATGTCTGAAGAGAGCTACAGGAGAACAGACACTATCAGTCGGGCAGATTCAAAGAAGCAAAATATCCCTAAG GCTCAGCAGGTTAAACCTGGGAAAGCTCTTCACAAAACTTTGAAGTCGAATAAGAAAAGTGTCGTCCATGCCCGAGAAGAGACGAGTGCTTTGAAGGATTCCTTGGCTGCCAGCCAGACCTCTTTCTGTCTATCTCCTCCTCCCATCGAGGGAATGAGAT CTGTTGAGAGGTCAGCTCCGACATTGGATTTGACCTTCCCGACTGTCCTCACCCCACGGGAATCTCCACTCCCTGCCTCCCCTAAGCCTCCCTGCCAGGAAACCCCCTCACCAATCCCGCTGCTACCCAAACTTCACTCGGCCGTCGGCAGTAAAGAAAAACGCAAACCGTCTTCTTTGCACAAAGCAGAGAAAGGCCACCGATCGTCCAAGATCCAGTTCATCAAGTCCATCCCGTCTCCCTGTTCAGTGGGGGGTCAGACCCCAGCACCCAGTCCTCCCACTGGACCTGATGCAGCAGAG ATGTGTGCAGTCCAGCAGCATCTGTCCTCAGCACTTCCGTCTCCTTTATTCACTCAACCCTTGCTGACATCCTCTCTCCTTGTGCTGGACCAGCCACCTGTAGCCTTGCCTCCTCTGTCACCGTTGGCTGAAAATAGCATTAGCCAAGGCTGCCAACTTGAATTCAGCAATTCGTCTCCATTGTCCCTCGGTCCATCGAGTAGGTCATTAGCACCAGGCAGAAAAAGTAAGGAGAGGTCTATGGCTACCATGATTGACTCTTCCAAATCAGAG AAAACGCCGCTCACTGACAAGGGAACAGAACTGTCACAGCCTCTTGTCTCAG GACCCACTCGTAAGCGCCGTGTCTCATTGTCCAGTCATTCCGATGAAGATGAGACGGAACAAAAAGTGAAAAGTAGAAAGAGAAGACAGAACTCTCCCCGAATGAAGCCCAGGAAACTTTTTAAGTCCT TTACTGAGATGTCCACTACAGACGAGTTTAGCCACATAAGTTCCTTTAACTGGGAAGCTGAAGAGGCGGGTGGAGATGTGGACTTGGATGAAGGTTTAGAGTTGCCACCAACTGGTTTAAACACAAGTGACATTTGTCATCAGTGGGGATCGAAGCTGAAGATAAAGCTCCAG AGCCAATGTAACATAATGGAGAGCTACAACAAGCAGTCTTTGAAGACCATGCAGCAGCATGTCACCTCCATCAATGTTAAACTCTGCAAGTACAG AACTCAGAAGCTCGAACAAATTAAAAAGGTCCTTTTGGAAGAGATTCATCATTTGGAGCAGGACGACGTGCTGAAAAACATGGAAAAAGACCTGAAT AGTCACTGGAAAAAGCAGATGACTGCTTTTCATTCTCACCAGAAGCAGGAAACCAGAAG AATTGACACATTGAGGGGTACGTTTGGATCATGCCAGAGCTTAGAGTCAGAGGAGAGAATCTTCTCATCAGAG ATGGACTTGGTAAGGAAAGAGATGAAGTCCATTCAGGACCGAGTCCTCAACGAGATG CTCGAGGGTGAGATCCAGAGTGTGAAGAGAGGACTGCACGCATTGTTTTTCCCTTGA
- the sycp2 gene encoding synaptonemal complex protein 2 isoform X5, whose product MAPSQSEKLDNIIDEVLKSGNRQPLEAFLERYTDKEVPVKCSQKFLSKLDKLITKSLDQKDARTASLAVAIIYKCGKNLDIPGGRGLSGLITQRLMNKMVQWFEKCKLLWIQHGPLWDETMFTLSENFFNALMVAHESCREGTFKVTEFFLYPIGQLAVDPKIYILIQKEAIRKYNLILDKIPVEFKKTRQILTSQEAADLMAKLATRILEGGDYDLQSSLMEALCRMATAEQRKKLASHWFSMGRVASAFAQINDSEFETACRGFLNMVNGMQGDRRRVYSYPCLEVYLGKYELLKPVDEKLAEFWIDFNLGSHSISFYFSLSGEEESHWETICINENEVQSYTVREEGKRKVLQIKLSEVVFIGTVEGSSLTIQFSSSLDILQAAQSVYGLNCVCVCVRACVRACACAAPTQVVPESQVSYGESEKKPAPYVLPAPAAPVQMVTPARIRLSESTVCISSSERGTTRSVSSLVLKPPDKDRSSVEKKIFVAEAKQVGVTGQEEENCQDNYFVPDTQPRVRDNVSFRKSSLSVSEMLMMPTQKMGSAPRPVSNLRVLGPLERCPSSAQRWSVSDSDLVLQKKLHSELTQRLQHVLTERKTDPQYQEESACQTNASKSRGNSKDRGSGTVPGSSLQSPNVKQVRRNDQRKGQRTLEADTVPEETSDKTSAGKNKPNRKESEKDADVTASMMKRISSHYEINTRSKAKDTIENNIPIWNPPRISSRAVFTMSMVYSGRKEAPKDASLRKSFTKTTTDSVSNIKDIFAFNNDSPVGIGGVNRTLNKTFDTSKSSSVCLSTNKAQPKPVAKKKRYVKEHLFSDTDTDNAPTEVSWLKKSARRSKPQVTKYPKQALKKPKAASPSSLHTFPDVLPSVQKDSKGDKKPKALNPPKMVEQAPRRPHAAGRRSRQAAASSAKSYQEPDTDDDQSEAEKPQPPKITSTDDLKSSGKIQDTVQTKKNTTTSKPTSKKLQLHPASETSPPTKTHRGGLQENREKFDEDLQMKKKTVNMSEESYRRTDTISRADSKKQNIPKAQQVKPGKALHKTLKSNKKSVVHAREETSALKDSLAASQTSFCLSPPPIEGMRSVERSAPTLDLTFPTVLTPRESPLPASPKPPCQETPSPIPLLPKLHSAVGSKEKRKPSSLHKAEKGHRSSKIQFIKSIPSPCSVGGQTPAPSPPTGPDAAEMCAVQQHLSSALPSPLFTQPLLTSSLLVLDQPPVALPPLSPLAENSISQGCQLEFSNSSPLSLGPSSRSLAPGRKSKERSMATMIDSSKSEKTPLTDKGTELSQPLVSGPTRKRRVSLSSHSDEDETEQKVKSRKRRQNSPRMKPRKLFKSFTEMSTTDEFSHISSFNWEAEEAGGDVDLDEGLELPPTGLNTSDICHQWGSKLKIKLQSQCNIMESYNKQSLKTMQQHVTSINVKLCKYRTQKLEQIKKVLLEEIHHLEQDDVLKNMEKDLNSHWKKQMTAFHSHQKQETRRIDTLRGTFGSCQSLESEERIFSSEMDLVRKEMKSIQDRVLNEMLEGEIQSVKRGLHALFFP is encoded by the exons ATGGCTCCAAGTCAGAGTGAAAAG TTGGACAATATCATTGATGAGGTGTTAAAGAGTGGGAATAGACAACCACTTGAAGCGTTTTTAGAAAGGTACACAGACAAAGAAGTGCCTGTGAAATGTTCCCAAAAGTTCCTCAGCAAACTGGATAAACTGATCACAAAG AGCTTGGACCAAAAAGATGCCAGAACAGCCAGTTTGGCTGTTGCTATCATCTACAAATGTGGGAAAAACCTGGACATTCCTGGTGGTCGAGGACTCTCAGGTTTAATAACCCAAAGACTAATGAATAAG ATGGTACAGTGGTTTGAGAAATGCAAACTTCTATGGATCCAACATGGCCCACTTTGGGATGAGACCATGTTCACGCTGTCTGAGAACTTTTTTAATGCCTTAATG GTGGCTCATGAGTCTTGCAGAGAGG GAACTTTCAAAGTCACTGAGTTCTTCCTGTACCCTATTGGTCAGTTGGCTGTAGACCCCAAAATCTACATCCTCATTCAGAAAGAG GCAATTCGTAAATATAACTTGATTCTGGACAAAATTCCGGTGGAGTTTAAGAAAACCAGACAGATCCTAACATCTCAAGAGGCTGCAGATCTCAT GGCCAAACTGGCAACTCGAATACTGGAGGGTGGTG ATTATGACTTACAGTCATCACTGATGGAAGCCTTATGCAGGATGGCCACTGCTGAACAAAGGAAAAAGTTGGCAAGTCACTGGTTCAGCATGGGGCGTGTGGCCAGTGCCTTTGCTCAGATCAATGATTCAGAGTTTGAGACG GCCTGCCGCGGGTTCCTGAACATGGTGAATGGGATGCAGGGAGACAGAAGAAG AGTGTACTCCTACCCTTGTTTGGAAGTTTATCTGGGCAAATATGAG CTGCTGAAGCCTGTGGATGAGAAGCTGGCTGAATTCTGGATTGACTTTAACCTGGGCAGCCACAGCATCTCCTTTTACTTCTCGTTGTCTGGTGAAGAG GAGAGTCACTGGGAAACAATCTGCATCAATGAGAATGAAGTCCAGAGCTACACTGTTAGAG AGGAGGGAAAGAGGAAGGTTTTGCAGATAAAGCTGTCGGAGGTAGTTTTTATCGGTACCGTAGAAGGATCCAGCCTTACCATCCAGTTCAGCTCCTCTCTGGACATCCTACAGGCTGCTCAAAGTGTCTATGGACTCAAC tgtgtgtgtgtgtgtgtgcgtgcgtgcgtgcgtgcgtgtgcgtgcgctgcTCCAACACAGGTTGTTCCAGAAAGCCAGGTGTCCTACGGTGAAAGTGAGAAAAAGCCTGCACCATATGTTTTACCGGCCCCGGCTGCACCTGTACAG ATGGTGACCCCTGCCAGAATCAGGTTGTCGGAGTCTACAGTTTGTATCAGTAGCAGCGAAAGAGGAACTACTCGtagtgtcagttctcttgttctaaAGCCTCCAG ACAAAGACAGAAGCTCTGTGGAGAAG AAGATCTTTGTGGCAGAAGCAAAACAAGTGGGTGTAACTggacaggaagaagaaaactgTCAag ATAATTACTTTGTGCCTGACACTCAGCCCAGAGTGCGAGACAATGT ATCCTTCAGGAAGAGCAGCCTTTCTGTGTCTGAAATGTTAATGATGCCAACACAGAAAATGGGATCTGCGCCCAGGCCTG TGTCCAATTTAAGAGTGCTGGGACCGCTGGAACGTTGCCCGTCCTCTGCGCAGAGATGGTCCGTTTCAGACTCGGACCTTGTTCTTCAGAAGAAGCTTCATAGTGAACTCACTCAGCGCTTGCAGCATGTTCTCACAGAGAGAAAGACAGATCCTCAATATCAGGAGGAATCTGCATGTCAGACAAATGCATCAAAATCTAGAGGCAACTCTAAAGACAGAGGCTCAGGAACAGTGCCCGGTTCTTCGTTGCAGTCCCCCAATGTGAAGCAAGTTCGCAGAAACGATCAGAGAAAGGGCCAGAGGACACTGGAGGCAGACACTGTTCCAGAAGAAACTTCAGACAAGACGTCTGCAGgaaaaaataaaccaaacagAAAAGAATCCGAG AAGGACGCAGATGTTACAGCCAGCATGATGAAGCGTATCTCTAGTCATTATGAAATCAACACTCGATCCAAAGCAAAAGACACCATAGAAAACAACATTCCGATCTGGAATCCTCCTCGCATCAGCAG TAGAGCAGTCTTCACCATGAGCATGGTTTATTCTGGCAGA AAAGAAGCACCAAAAGATGCAAGTTTGAGGAAATCTTTTACGAAAACGACAACAGACTCTGTCAGCAACAT AAAAGACATCTTTGCATTCAACAATGATTCGCCTGTCGGCATTGGG GGCGTGAACAGAACCCTCAATAAAACCTTTGACACGTCAAAAAG CTCTTCGGTATGTCTCAGCACAAACAAGGCACAACCTAAACCTGTGGCCAAG AAGAAGAGATACGTGAAAGAACATCTGTTTagtgacacagacacagacaacgCCCCAACAGAGGTCAGCTGGCTGAAAAAGTCAGCCAGGAGGTCCAAACCTCAAGTTACCAAATATCCCAAACAGGCACTTAAGAAACCCAAAGCTGCCTCTCCTTCGTCTCTAC ACACATTTCCAGACGTCCTCCCATCTGTTCAGAAAGACTCAAAAGGTGATAAGAAACCAAAG GCTCTGAATCCACCAAAGATGGTGGAACAAGCTCCCAGAAGACCACATGCAGCAGGCAGGAGGTCCAGACAAGCAGCAGCCAGCTCAGCCAAAAGCTACCAAGAGCCAGATACTGATGACGACCAGTCTGAAGCAGAAAAGCCTCAGCCACCCAAA ATAACATCTACTGATGACCTCAAGAGTAGTGGGAAAATTCAAGACACCGTTCAAACCAAGAAGAACACAACCACCAGCAAACCAACGTCTAAAAAGCTACAGCTGCATCCTGCATCAGAGACATCACCTCCCACCAAG ACACATCGTGGAGGGCTGCAGGAAAACAGGGAGAAGTTCGATGAAGATctacaaatgaaaaagaaaaccGTTAACATGTCTGAAGAGAGCTACAGGAGAACAGACACTATCAGTCGGGCAGATTCAAAGAAGCAAAATATCCCTAAG GCTCAGCAGGTTAAACCTGGGAAAGCTCTTCACAAAACTTTGAAGTCGAATAAGAAAAGTGTCGTCCATGCCCGAGAAGAGACGAGTGCTTTGAAGGATTCCTTGGCTGCCAGCCAGACCTCTTTCTGTCTATCTCCTCCTCCCATCGAGGGAATGAGAT CTGTTGAGAGGTCAGCTCCGACATTGGATTTGACCTTCCCGACTGTCCTCACCCCACGGGAATCTCCACTCCCTGCCTCCCCTAAGCCTCCCTGCCAGGAAACCCCCTCACCAATCCCGCTGCTACCCAAACTTCACTCGGCCGTCGGCAGTAAAGAAAAACGCAAACCGTCTTCTTTGCACAAAGCAGAGAAAGGCCACCGATCGTCCAAGATCCAGTTCATCAAGTCCATCCCGTCTCCCTGTTCAGTGGGGGGTCAGACCCCAGCACCCAGTCCTCCCACTGGACCTGATGCAGCAGAG ATGTGTGCAGTCCAGCAGCATCTGTCCTCAGCACTTCCGTCTCCTTTATTCACTCAACCCTTGCTGACATCCTCTCTCCTTGTGCTGGACCAGCCACCTGTAGCCTTGCCTCCTCTGTCACCGTTGGCTGAAAATAGCATTAGCCAAGGCTGCCAACTTGAATTCAGCAATTCGTCTCCATTGTCCCTCGGTCCATCGAGTAGGTCATTAGCACCAGGCAGAAAAAGTAAGGAGAGGTCTATGGCTACCATGATTGACTCTTCCAAATCAGAG AAAACGCCGCTCACTGACAAGGGAACAGAACTGTCACAGCCTCTTGTCTCAG GACCCACTCGTAAGCGCCGTGTCTCATTGTCCAGTCATTCCGATGAAGATGAGACGGAACAAAAAGTGAAAAGTAGAAAGAGAAGACAGAACTCTCCCCGAATGAAGCCCAGGAAACTTTTTAAGTCCT TTACTGAGATGTCCACTACAGACGAGTTTAGCCACATAAGTTCCTTTAACTGGGAAGCTGAAGAGGCGGGTGGAGATGTGGACTTGGATGAAGGTTTAGAGTTGCCACCAACTGGTTTAAACACAAGTGACATTTGTCATCAGTGGGGATCGAAGCTGAAGATAAAGCTCCAG AGCCAATGTAACATAATGGAGAGCTACAACAAGCAGTCTTTGAAGACCATGCAGCAGCATGTCACCTCCATCAATGTTAAACTCTGCAAGTACAG AACTCAGAAGCTCGAACAAATTAAAAAGGTCCTTTTGGAAGAGATTCATCATTTGGAGCAGGACGACGTGCTGAAAAACATGGAAAAAGACCTGAAT AGTCACTGGAAAAAGCAGATGACTGCTTTTCATTCTCACCAGAAGCAGGAAACCAGAAG AATTGACACATTGAGGGGTACGTTTGGATCATGCCAGAGCTTAGAGTCAGAGGAGAGAATCTTCTCATCAGAG ATGGACTTGGTAAGGAAAGAGATGAAGTCCATTCAGGACCGAGTCCTCAACGAGATG CTCGAGGGTGAGATCCAGAGTGTGAAGAGAGGACTGCACGCATTGTTTTTCCCTTGA